The following nucleotide sequence is from Paenibacillus odorifer.
TTATATGGACAAATATCCGACCGCAGAGCTGAAGCTGATTACAGGCCGAACGCATGAGATCGTATCCTCAGTTAGTGAGGGGAAATCAGATGTAGGTCTGATCGCTTCCTCTATTCAAGAACCTGGGTTACGCTGCATTTCTCTGTTTGAGGATCAATTGCGACTGGTCGTCTCAGAGCAGCATCCTTTAAATTTATCTTCCAAGCTAACCATGGATAATCTATCCCGGCTGCCTATGATTCTCTTCTCAAAGGGTACCTGGTACCGGCGCCTGACGGACGATCTATTCCAGCGCTGCGGGATTGATCCCGATGTGCGCATGGAGATTGACTCCTTCGAAGCCATCGTGCGGCTGCTTCCGACTGTCAAAGCGGCTGCGTTGCTGCCAAAGTCTTATCTGCGTCCAGAGCTGCTGAACGGCGGCGGACTGGTGTCCTTACATATCAAGGAGCTGGAGCAGACTCAACGGACCACCTGCCTGATTTACCGTGACGATGGAAGCATGAGCACGGCGGCTCGCAGTCTGGTGCAAGTAACCGAAGAGATGTTTCTGACAGAACGTGAGCAGTAAAGCCGGACCAAATGAATCAAGGGGCGCACCTATTGATCTCCAGATGAGGCAATAAGTGAAGCACTTATTGCGTAATTAGGGAATTTCTCCCTGAAATTTAGAGATTTCTGTTCAGCAGACTTATAATTAGGGAAAACTCCCCTAATTTTCGGCTGATTGAGTAACTAATAAAGGAATCCCACTGTTTATTAGGGAGGAATTCCCTAATGTCGTTCATTTAGAGCGAATAGCGGCTATTTTTAGGGAGGTTTTCCCTAATTAGTTACACCCACTCTGTACATCGTACAAACAAAGAACGCATATCGCCCATATTCCACCGTCACAGATACCACAAATCATCTACTACAGCCGTACGAATATCACACCTAACAACTCGTCAACCGCACACCCCAATAGCACAGATCACTACGCGTGATCTATAGTCATATGGCATAGTAAAATCCATTACTTTTCCTACTCTTTACTCCATAAAAAAGAAGCTGCCCCCAAGTAGAATTCACTACTTTTGAGTCAGCTTCTTTTACTATGATTCTTGGTTCACAACTTCACTCTCAAAACGGTCAATACTTTCATTAGGACCAATGAGTACCATAACATCGCCTTCACTTAAATAATCATGGGCAGTTGGAGCGACGATTATTCCGCTTTCCCTATTTAGGGCAACAATGCTGCAGCCATATTTAGCTCTTGTATTTAAATCGGACAAGCTTCTGCCGTTCATGCAGGATGGCACGGTCAGCTCGACAATTTTATAATCCTTGGACAGTTCAATATAATCCAGCAAATTGGGCGTCACCAGCTGGTGTGCCACACGAATCCCCATATCCCGCTCCGGAAAAATAACCCGATCAACCCCCAGCCGCGACAGTGCGCGGCCATGAAGGATGGAGATTGCCTTAGCCACCACTTGCTTGACTCCAATCTCCTTTAACAAAATGGCCGCCAGAATGCTTCTCTCCATATTGTCACCAATCGCAACAATCCCACAATCAAAGTTCCGTACACCAAGCGAGCGCATAATTCCCTCATCTGTAGCATCTGCTACTACCGTATGCGTCAGCTGATCGCTCATTTCCTCCACGCGTTCTTCATGGTGGTCAATGCCGAGCACCTCGTAGCCCATTTCCATCAGCTCAAGCGCCAGGCTTGAACCGAAGCGACCTAAGCCGATTACTACAAATTGCTGTGCTTTCATTTCTAATTAACTCCTATCCAATAATTATTTTACCTTCAGGATACTTATACAGTGGTTTACCCTGTTTGGGACCGAGTGCATACGCCAAGGTTAGTGGACCTAGCCGACCTGCAAACATCGTCAGACAGAGTAGAATCTTACCGATCGCTGACAGTTCCGGAGTTAGCCCCATAGTCAGTCCTACCGTAGCAAAGGCGGAGGTCGTCTCAAACAAGATTGCCAAGAAATTACTGTCTTCAGTTGTGGAGAGTATCATCGACACAGAGGCAATTAACAACAAAGCCAGCAGTGTGATCGTTAATGCCTTGTAGATGCGCTCTTGAGCCAGCCGATAACGGAACAACACAACATCTTCCCGTCCACGCAGCATAGCAATAACAGCACCAATCATCATCGTAAAGGTTGTTGTCTTGATCCCGCCGCCCGTTGAGCCTGGAGAAGCACCAATAAACATAAGAATCACTATAAAAAATTGTGTAGCCTGCCGAAGTCCAGCAATATCTACTGTGTTCGCGCCAGCCGTACGGGGAGATACGGATTGAAAGAAGGCCGATAATATTTTACCGCCAAAATTCAGTGAACCCAGGGTACGAGTGTTAGTAAACTCGAATATAAAAATAACCAAAGCTCCGATCAGAATCAGCCCTGTACTGGTGGACAGGACAACTTTACTATGTAGAGACAGCCTGCGGGTTACCCGAAACTCCACCAGATCTGACATTACAATAAAACCAATCCCGCCGGAGACAATCAGAAACATCACAATAATATTCACAAGCGGATCATAAACATAATCAGTTAAACTGCGAAAATCCCCAAAAATATCGAACCCCGCATTATTAAACATAGACACCGCATGAAATATGCCATAATAAATCGCTTTTCCCAACGGCATATCAAAAGCCCAGCGAATAGACAGCAGCAAAGCGGCACAGCCTTCTATGACAAGAGAATATATAAGGACTCTCCGGATCAGTCGCACAATTCCTTCCATAGAGCCTTGATTCATGGCTTCCTGTAGGATTAGCCTGTCCCGCAAAGATATTTTACGCTTTAACACCAGTGAAAATAGAGTGGCCATGGTCATAAACCCTAAGCCGCCGATCTGGATTAGGATCATAATTACGGTTTTCCCAAAAATCGTGAACGAAGTTCCGGTATCCAGCACAACAAGCCCTGTTACACAGGTTGCCGAAGTTGAAGTAAATAATGCATCAATAAATTCCACGGAATTCCCGCTTGTGCTTGAAATGGGCAACATAAGCAGCAAGGCCCCTATCAGAATAATCGATGCAAAACCAAGCACCAGTATCTGCGGCGGCGAGAGCTTCAGAAACTTAAATTCAGAAATCCTGCGAAACTGTGAAGCCACTATGCTCACCTTCTTATCAAAAATTCCAACAAAAAAAGCACTGGAAAACCAATGCTAACTTGGTTCCTGCAGTAAATTAGCCTACGAGGTTAGCTGACGGATTCGGACTGTGCAGGCTGCCCTATTCGTTCCCAGAACGAAATTCACCCCTGATGAAAGTGCCATTTATCTTGTATACTCCACTTTTCATCACTTCTTATGGTTCCCCCGTTTTCACCAGAAATTCGGCTACTATACAATTGCATACAAATTATATACGTTATTTAGTGAATTCACAAAGACACAATTAATGCTCATTCACATGAAAAAATGCGGTTTAAAGAGACTGCATCAAAAGGAGTACCTTTTCTCATCACTTTTCCGTGTTTTCCCTGCAATTACACCGATTCTCACCATTCGTACACAAATGAACACGATAAAATTCATGGTATAAATTCACATGACTATTCTATACTATCTCTATTACCCATAAAAAGAACATATAATGTTTTTTGTAACCAGCCAGGCACTAATACTATAATGGAACATAATATTGTCAGTACATAACAAGGAGGCGTTACATGAATCCCGTCGGCCAGCCCATACAGCAACGTGCCCTCTCCAAGAGGCTCATCATCTCGGGCATTATCGGTCTTATTCTATTTATTATGTTTCAGATTTCCCCTTCACTGCTTAGTAGCCCTACAGGTGAAGATACCACCGTCATTAGCAAGGCAGAAGCCCGTGACCAAGCCATATTATTTGCAGAACATAAGCTCAACTACACCGAAGCACCAAACGATCAATGGAATGTACTTTACGAGACGGACTCTTCCTTTTATGGTTATATGTCTCGCGAGAAGCTTGTGGAGGACTACACCAAGAAAAAATTGGATCAAAAATATCCTTTTGATGTCTTTCGTGCAACGCTTACTCCTTCAGCGGAGCAAGAGCCGCAAATCATCGTTGACCTCAATATGTATAACGGTAAGATTGTCGCTTTCTCAAAGGCTGCAAAAGTTGCCTCCGAAGAGGGGTCAGGCATCGCTTCCGTTGGTGCAAAAGAGGACAAGGGAGCTGACCTCACTCTAGCGCAGAAGGAGAATCTTGCTCGTCCTTGGCTTCAGGAATGGGAAGTAAATCCTGCCAAGCTACAAATTGAATCGAATACAGGAAGCCATGGGCTAGTGTATACGGATAGTACTGTTCAGGTCGGCGAATCCTTATTGCACTATTATTTTGATTTCAGTGGAGAGCAGGTATCCAGCTTTAATGCCGGATTCACTGCACCAGCTTGGCATACCTCCTACGTACAAGGACAGACCTCTTTAGCGGAAAAGCTAACATTATTCGGTTACGGTATACCCACACTGATTTTAGGAATTCTGGCACTCGTCTACAGTATTCTTAGAAGAGAGCATACTTCCTTTAAACGTGGAGTATTCCTAAGCTCAGCCTATTTTGTAATCATGATGATCAGCACCTATAATATGCTGCCTGAATCAACAGGCGAAGGGCTAGAAGCACAGATTACCTCTGTCATTATGTTTATCATTTATGCTTTATACAGCCTGCTGATGTCCTCCTTGCTCTACTTCTCTTTAGTGGGCGGCAATGGCCTATGGCGAAAAGAGGGAGGCATGAACCCTTGGCCCCGCGCCAAAGAGCCCGGCTATGGACAATATGTGTTGGATAGTATCCGGGCTGGTTACATCTGGGCTTTCGTTCTGCTAGGGGTGCAGACGGTTATGTTCATCATATTATCGTTTACCTTGCACAATTGGTCTACTACAGACGCCACCCAATCTCCTTATAACATGAGATATGCTTGGCTTCTGCCTATCGTCGCATGGCTCGCTGGTTTATCTGAGGAAGCCATTTATCGCTTTTTCGGAATCCCTATGCTGAAAAAGGTGTTCCGGAACACTTTCGTCGCTTGCTTGATCACCACGCTGGTTTGGGCGTTTGGCCATACGTTATATCCGATCTATCCCATCAGCTCCCGTCCGATTGAGCTGACCGTAATCGGGCTGCTGTTCAGTTATATTTTCCTTCGTTACGGATTTATTGCTGTCATGTTCAGCCACGTCGTGTTTGACAGCATCCTGATGGGCGCTACGCTGATCTTTATGAAGGAGAGCGTAAATGTAGGCGCGGGTATCTTCGCGATTATTATGCCGTTCATAGTCGCTTACATCGTCTATCGATTTAATCCACCACAGAAGACTAAGCCGGTGGAGCCTTCTTCTTTGATTTAAGAAAATAAAATAGTGTACATCCTATAACCAAATTTAAAAAAGGGTATCATAGCAGCTTTAGTCGCTGCTGTGATACCCTTTTTCTTTTGTCACCATTGCTATGAGGTTGGCTCTTCGTCCTTGAGTGCATCAAGAATTTGTCTTGCCAGCTTTTCTCCAATAGAAAGTGTACGGAAATCATCCACGGAGGCTTCTTTAATTTTCTTAAGCGATCCGAAATGCTTAAGCAGCGCTTTACGGCGCTTCTCACCTATACCAGGTATTGAGTCCAGCTTGGAGGTAACCATGGACTTCCCGCGCTGTTCACGGTGGAAGGTGATCGCGAACCTATGGACCTCATCCTGAATCCGTTGCAAAAGGTAAAATTCCTGACTGTCCCGGGCTAGCGCGACAGGTTCTGGCGGATCTCCAACCAAAAGCTGAGCCGTCTTATGCTTATCATCCTTAACAAGGCCGCAGACCGGAATGAATAATCCCAGCTCATTCTCCAGAATATCAATAGCAGAGGAGATTTGCCCTTTCCCGCCATCGACCACGATAAGATCCGGTATCGGAAGATTCTCCTTCAATACCCGTTCATATCGCCGCCGAATGACCTCGCGCATCGTTCCATAATCATCCGCACCCACTACCGTACGAACCTTATATTTACGATACTCTTTTCGTGCAGGCTTGCCATCAATGAAGACAACCATCGCTGAGACCGGGTTAGTTCCCTGAATGTTCGAGTTATCAAACGCCTCAATACGGCTCAAGCGTTCAAGCCCCAAGCTCTCGCCTAAGCTGATCGCTGCTCCAGAGGTACGCTCTTCATCCCGTTCAATCAGCCGGAATTTCTCGTCGATAGCCACTCTTGCATTTTGACAAGCCATGCCAACCATCTGCTTCTTAAGACCGCGTTGTGGCACAAGCACCTTAATGCCCAGCCACTCCTGCAGAATGGAAGCACCGCCAGCGGCATCCACGATCCCTGCTGCCGCAGCTTCCTCCGCCGCCGTCGCACGTGCCTCAGCCTCTTCAGCCGATTCAGGAGTATCTTCACCCTGTTGTAAATCCGCTTCTGCTGGAGCAGCTATGGCGATCTCAGGTTTAGCCTCTTTATTAGCCAGAGACTCCTCATCGAGCACATCCGGCAGCAGAATCTCCTGCGGCAAAGCGGGATTATCACTGTAATACTGCGTCACATAAGACATAAAGTCACTGTAGGCTTCACCATAGAACGGGAACACGGAGGAATGGCGCTGAATCATCTTCCCTTGTCTCATGTACA
It contains:
- a CDS encoding LysR family transcriptional regulator, which encodes MFDDLDVFAAVVEHSSLNRASRQLNLSQPALSRKISKLEERLGVALFNRYGKRLELTEVGRLTYSYALEQRQQRSKFLEALSKFKEGEPRLVTLGASLTSLQTTLPPLVNAYMDKYPTAELKLITGRTHEIVSSVSEGKSDVGLIASSIQEPGLRCISLFEDQLRLVVSEQHPLNLSSKLTMDNLSRLPMILFSKGTWYRRLTDDLFQRCGIDPDVRMEIDSFEAIVRLLPTVKAAALLPKSYLRPELLNGGGLVSLHIKELEQTQRTTCLIYRDDGSMSTAARSLVQVTEEMFLTEREQ
- a CDS encoding potassium channel family protein, whose protein sequence is MKAQQFVVIGLGRFGSSLALELMEMGYEVLGIDHHEERVEEMSDQLTHTVVADATDEGIMRSLGVRNFDCGIVAIGDNMERSILAAILLKEIGVKQVVAKAISILHGRALSRLGVDRVIFPERDMGIRVAHQLVTPNLLDYIELSKDYKIVELTVPSCMNGRSLSDLNTRAKYGCSIVALNRESGIIVAPTAHDYLSEGDVMVLIGPNESIDRFESEVVNQES
- a CDS encoding TrkH family potassium uptake protein, whose translation is MASQFRRISEFKFLKLSPPQILVLGFASIILIGALLLMLPISSTSGNSVEFIDALFTSTSATCVTGLVVLDTGTSFTIFGKTVIMILIQIGGLGFMTMATLFSLVLKRKISLRDRLILQEAMNQGSMEGIVRLIRRVLIYSLVIEGCAALLLSIRWAFDMPLGKAIYYGIFHAVSMFNNAGFDIFGDFRSLTDYVYDPLVNIIVMFLIVSGGIGFIVMSDLVEFRVTRRLSLHSKVVLSTSTGLILIGALVIFIFEFTNTRTLGSLNFGGKILSAFFQSVSPRTAGANTVDIAGLRQATQFFIVILMFIGASPGSTGGGIKTTTFTMMIGAVIAMLRGREDVVLFRYRLAQERIYKALTITLLALLLIASVSMILSTTEDSNFLAILFETTSAFATVGLTMGLTPELSAIGKILLCLTMFAGRLGPLTLAYALGPKQGKPLYKYPEGKIIIG
- a CDS encoding CPBP family intramembrane glutamic endopeptidase codes for the protein MNPVGQPIQQRALSKRLIISGIIGLILFIMFQISPSLLSSPTGEDTTVISKAEARDQAILFAEHKLNYTEAPNDQWNVLYETDSSFYGYMSREKLVEDYTKKKLDQKYPFDVFRATLTPSAEQEPQIIVDLNMYNGKIVAFSKAAKVASEEGSGIASVGAKEDKGADLTLAQKENLARPWLQEWEVNPAKLQIESNTGSHGLVYTDSTVQVGESLLHYYFDFSGEQVSSFNAGFTAPAWHTSYVQGQTSLAEKLTLFGYGIPTLILGILALVYSILRREHTSFKRGVFLSSAYFVIMMISTYNMLPESTGEGLEAQITSVIMFIIYALYSLLMSSLLYFSLVGGNGLWRKEGGMNPWPRAKEPGYGQYVLDSIRAGYIWAFVLLGVQTVMFIILSFTLHNWSTTDATQSPYNMRYAWLLPIVAWLAGLSEEAIYRFFGIPMLKKVFRNTFVACLITTLVWAFGHTLYPIYPISSRPIELTVIGLLFSYIFLRYGFIAVMFSHVVFDSILMGATLIFMKESVNVGAGIFAIIMPFIVAYIVYRFNPPQKTKPVEPSSLI
- the uvrC gene encoding excinuclease ABC subunit UvrC yields the protein MDNIRNKLALLPDLPGCYLMKNQEGTIIYVGKAKVLKNRVRSYFTGSHNGKTQRLVANIADFEYIVTSSNMEALILECNLIKKHMPRYNVLLKDDKTFPYIKITNETHPRLEVTRRVIKDKAKYFGPYPNAYAAQQTKKLLDRMYPLRKCGVMPKEVCLYYHMGQCLAPCEKEVQKSEYEQITQDIAAFLGGGHEAVKKDLQQKMQEAAEELYFERAKELRDQIIHIDALMEKQKINTTDTKDRDVFGYAVDKGWMCVQILYMRQGKMIQRHSSVFPFYGEAYSDFMSYVTQYYSDNPALPQEILLPDVLDEESLANKEAKPEIAIAAPAEADLQQGEDTPESAEEAEARATAAEEAAAAGIVDAAGGASILQEWLGIKVLVPQRGLKKQMVGMACQNARVAIDEKFRLIERDEERTSGAAISLGESLGLERLSRIEAFDNSNIQGTNPVSAMVVFIDGKPARKEYRKYKVRTVVGADDYGTMREVIRRRYERVLKENLPIPDLIVVDGGKGQISSAIDILENELGLFIPVCGLVKDDKHKTAQLLVGDPPEPVALARDSQEFYLLQRIQDEVHRFAITFHREQRGKSMVTSKLDSIPGIGEKRRKALLKHFGSLKKIKEASVDDFRTLSIGEKLARQILDALKDEEPTS